The following are encoded together in the Streptococcus oralis genome:
- a CDS encoding DeoR/GlpR family DNA-binding transcription regulator has protein sequence MLKQEKLDSILEAVNTKGTITVKEIMESLDVSDMTARRYLQELADKDLLVRVHGGAEKLRTGSLLNNERSNVEKQGLQIAEKQEISRFAGHLIDEGETIFIGPGTTLECFARELPIDNIRVVTNSLPVFLILNERKLTDLILIGGNYRSITGAFVGTLTLQDLANLQFSKAFVSCNGIKDKAIATFSEEEGEVQRIALNNANKKYLLADHSKFNKFDFYTFYNISEIDTIVSDSKLSQETFEDLSKQTTILLSKP, from the coding sequence ATGCTAAAGCAAGAAAAACTAGATAGTATTCTAGAAGCAGTAAACACAAAAGGCACTATTACTGTAAAAGAGATTATGGAGAGTCTTGATGTGTCAGATATGACAGCTCGCCGCTACTTACAAGAATTGGCAGATAAAGATTTGCTGGTTCGTGTGCATGGTGGCGCTGAAAAACTTCGTACAGGTTCTCTCTTAAACAACGAACGCTCAAACGTTGAAAAACAAGGCTTGCAGATTGCTGAAAAACAAGAAATTAGCCGTTTTGCAGGTCATTTGATTGACGAAGGTGAAACCATTTTTATCGGGCCAGGAACAACCTTAGAATGTTTTGCTCGTGAACTCCCAATTGATAATATTCGTGTTGTAACAAACAGTCTTCCAGTTTTTCTCATCCTAAACGAACGAAAACTAACAGATTTGATTTTGATTGGTGGAAATTATCGCTCTATCACTGGAGCTTTTGTGGGAACACTTACCCTGCAGGATTTAGCCAATCTTCAGTTTTCTAAAGCTTTTGTAAGTTGTAATGGTATCAAGGATAAAGCTATTGCTACTTTCAGTGAAGAAGAGGGCGAGGTTCAACGAATCGCCTTGAACAATGCCAATAAAAAATACTTACTGGCAGACCACAGCAAGTTTAATAAGTTTGATTTTTACACTTTCTACAATATCTCAGAGATTGATACCATCGTTTCAGATTCCAAACTGAGTCAGGAAACATTTGAAGATCTATCGAAACAAACAACCATTCTTTTATCAAAACCATAA
- the nrdF gene encoding class 1b ribonucleoside-diphosphate reductase subunit beta: METYYKAINWNAIEDVIDKSTWEKLTEQFWLDTRIPLSNDLDDWRKLSNKEKDLVGKVFGGLTLLDTMQSETGVQALRSDIRTPHEEAVFNNIQFMESVHAKSYSSIFSTLNTKAEIEEIFEWTNTNPYLQRKAEIINEIYLNGSPLEKKVASVFLETFLFYSGFFTPLYYLGNNKLANVAEIIKLIIRDESVHGTYIGYKFQLGFNELPEEEQEKLKEWMYDLLYTLYENEEGYTESLYDGVGWTEEVKTFLRYNANKALMNLGQDPLFPDSADDVNPIVMNGISTGTSNHDFFSQVGNGYLLGEVEAMQDEDYNYGLD, translated from the coding sequence ATGGAAACTTACTACAAAGCCATTAACTGGAATGCCATCGAAGATGTCATCGACAAATCAACTTGGGAAAAGCTGACAGAGCAATTCTGGCTCGATACGCGTATCCCCTTGTCAAATGACCTAGACGACTGGAGAAAACTATCAAACAAAGAAAAAGACTTAGTAGGAAAAGTCTTTGGTGGTTTGACCCTTTTGGATACCATGCAATCTGAAACAGGAGTTCAGGCGCTTCGCTCAGACATCCGTACACCGCATGAGGAAGCTGTTTTCAACAACATCCAGTTTATGGAATCTGTTCACGCAAAATCTTACTCTTCTATCTTTTCAACCTTGAATACCAAGGCTGAAATTGAAGAAATCTTTGAATGGACCAACACTAATCCCTACCTACAAAGAAAAGCAGAAATTATCAATGAAATCTACCTCAATGGTAGCCCACTAGAAAAGAAAGTTGCCAGTGTCTTCCTTGAAACCTTCCTCTTCTACTCTGGTTTCTTCACCCCCCTCTACTATCTCGGTAACAACAAATTGGCCAACGTTGCGGAAATCATCAAACTGATCATTCGTGATGAGTCTGTTCACGGAACTTACATTGGTTACAAATTCCAACTTGGTTTCAATGAATTACCTGAAGAAGAGCAAGAAAAGCTCAAAGAGTGGATGTACGACCTGCTCTATACCCTCTATGAGAACGAAGAAGGTTATACAGAAAGTCTCTATGACGGTGTTGGTTGGACCGAAGAAGTTAAAACCTTCCTTCGTTACAATGCCAATAAGGCTCTTATGAACCTAGGACAAGATCCACTCTTCCCAGATTCAGCTGATGATGTCAACCCAATCGTTATGAACGGTATTTCAACAGGAACTTCTAACCACGACTTCTTCTCTCAAGTCGGAAATGGTTACCTCCTTGGTGAAGTTGAAGCCATGCAAGACGAGGACTACAACTACGGTTTAGACTAA